The following proteins are co-located in the Dermochelys coriacea isolate rDerCor1 chromosome 4, rDerCor1.pri.v4, whole genome shotgun sequence genome:
- the RCHY1 gene encoding RING finger and CHY zinc finger domain-containing protein 1 isoform X2, whose protein sequence is MAAAAVEAGCEHYRRSCLLQAPCCGKLYVCRLCHDSKEDHQMDRFQVKQVQCAKCKSIQQAQQSCEDCSSMFGEYYCDICHLFDKDKKQYHCEKCGICRIGPKEDFFHCSKCNLCLALSLQGKHKCIENVSRQDCPICLEDIHTSRVGAHVLPCGHLLHRTCYEDMLKEGYRCPLCMHSALDMSRYWRQLDDEVAQTPMPTEYQNMMVEILCNDCSARSTVQFHILGMKCTSCESYNTAQDGGCRMALEQQ, encoded by the exons atggcggcggcggcggtggAGGCCGGCTGCGAGCACTACCGCCGCAGCTGCCTGCTCCAG GCTCCTTGCTGCGGTAAGTTGTATGTGTGCCGTCTGTGTCATGACAGCAAGGAAGATCATCAGATGGATCGCTTTCAAGTAAAACAAGTGCAGTGTGCAAAGTGCAAAAGCATCCAGCAG GCTCAACAGAGTTGTGAGGATTGCAGCAGTATGTTTGGAGAATATTACTGCGATATTTGCCATCTGTTTGACAAAGACAAGAAGCAGTATCACTGTGAGAAGTGTGGAATTTGTAG gattggtccaaaagaagaCTTTTTCCATTGTTCAAAATGTAACTTATGTCTAGCTTTAAGCCTTCAAGGAAAACATAAG tgCATTGAAAATGTCTCCAGGCAGGACTGTCCAATATGTTTGGAG GACATTCACACCTCGCGTGTTGGAGCTCACGTTCTGCCGTGTGGACACCTTCTTCATAG aACTTGTTATGAAGACATGTTAAAAGA AGGTTACAGATGCCCCTTGTGCATGCACTCGGCTTTAGATATGTCCAGGTACTGGCGACAATTGGATGATGAAGTGGCGCAAACCCCTATGCCCACGGAATATCAGAACATGATGGTGGAG ATCCTTTGCAATGATTGCAGTGCCCGGTCCACGGTACAGTTCCATATCTTAGGCATGAAGTGTACAAGCTGTGAATCCTACAATACTGCTCAAGACGGAGGGTGCAGGATGGCTCTGGAGCAGCAGTGA
- the THAP6 gene encoding THAP domain-containing protein 6: MVKSCSAIGCASRCLPNSKLRGLTFHVFPTDEETKRRWVLATKRLDVNSAGMWEPKKADVLCSRHFKKSDFDTRGPNIRLKPGVIPSIFEFPSDFQQRRGKVHGRRNSPLKTLPVTVHNHQLVDSPSNTGELHSQFILEHSYSILDSPKKLKCKLDQVISELEEAKEHLRNTLDRERQRRESLRTAIQELENNCLISPETACKLDVYCWEWSEASTQEKTQLK; this comes from the exons ATGGTGAAGAGCTGCTCGGCCATCGGCTGCGCTTCTAGATGTTTGCCGAATTCCAAGTTGCGAGGACTGACGTTTCACGT ATTCCCCACTGATGAGGAGACCAAAAGAAGGTGGGTGTTGGCCACGAAAAGACTCGATGTGAACTCTGCAGGTATGTGGGAGCCTAAGAAAGCAGATGTGTTATGTTCGCGCCACTTTAAGAAGTCAGACTTCGACACAAGAGGTCCCAACATCAGGCTCAAACCTGGAGTCATCCCTTCCATTTTTGAATTTCCTTCTGACTTCCAG CAGAGACGAGGAAAAGTTCATGGCAGACGAAACTCCCCACTGAAAACACTGCCGGTAACAGTTCATAACCACCAGCTTGTGGATTCGCCTTCCAATACAGGAGAATTACATTCCCAATTCATCTTG GAGCACAGTTACAGCATACTGGACAGTCCAAAGAAACTGAAGTGTAAATTAGATCAGGTAATCAGTGAGCTCGAAGAGGCCaaggaacatctgaggaacacttTAGACAGAGAACGACAACGCAGAGAATCACTGAGGACAGCGATCCAGGAGCTGGAAAACAATTGTCTAATCAGCCCCGAAACAGCCTGTAAGCTGGATGTTTACTGCTGGGAGTGGTCTGAGGCGAGCACACAGGAGAAGACTCAACTGAAGTAA
- the RCHY1 gene encoding RING finger and CHY zinc finger domain-containing protein 1 isoform X1 codes for MDRFQVKQVQCAKCKSIQQAQQSCEDCSSMFGEYYCDICHLFDKDKKQYHCEKCGICRIGPKEDFFHCSKCNLCLALSLQGKHKCIENVSRQDCPICLEDIHTSRVGAHVLPCGHLLHRTCYEDMLKEGYRCPLCMHSALDMSRYWRQLDDEVAQTPMPTEYQNMMVEILCNDCSARSTVQFHILGMKCTSCESYNTAQDGGCRMALEQQ; via the exons ATGGATCGCTTTCAAGTAAAACAAGTGCAGTGTGCAAAGTGCAAAAGCATCCAGCAG GCTCAACAGAGTTGTGAGGATTGCAGCAGTATGTTTGGAGAATATTACTGCGATATTTGCCATCTGTTTGACAAAGACAAGAAGCAGTATCACTGTGAGAAGTGTGGAATTTGTAG gattggtccaaaagaagaCTTTTTCCATTGTTCAAAATGTAACTTATGTCTAGCTTTAAGCCTTCAAGGAAAACATAAG tgCATTGAAAATGTCTCCAGGCAGGACTGTCCAATATGTTTGGAG GACATTCACACCTCGCGTGTTGGAGCTCACGTTCTGCCGTGTGGACACCTTCTTCATAG aACTTGTTATGAAGACATGTTAAAAGA AGGTTACAGATGCCCCTTGTGCATGCACTCGGCTTTAGATATGTCCAGGTACTGGCGACAATTGGATGATGAAGTGGCGCAAACCCCTATGCCCACGGAATATCAGAACATGATGGTGGAG ATCCTTTGCAATGATTGCAGTGCCCGGTCCACGGTACAGTTCCATATCTTAGGCATGAAGTGTACAAGCTGTGAATCCTACAATACTGCTCAAGACGGAGGGTGCAGGATGGCTCTGGAGCAGCAGTGA